Proteins from one Oryzomonas sagensis genomic window:
- a CDS encoding helix-turn-helix domain-containing protein — MESVYDRIQQAIAACKISRNELVDITGYTQGAVSKILNGGVGITPQFIKIFCLALGVSEDWVKTGKGGMFSLSPAARELVDLVKGLSDAEAQAILDRSRNEKPKKSSDHV, encoded by the coding sequence ATGGAAAGCGTCTACGACCGGATACAACAGGCGATTGCAGCCTGTAAGATATCCAGAAATGAACTTGTTGATATCACTGGATACACTCAGGGGGCAGTAAGCAAAATATTAAATGGCGGAGTAGGGATCACTCCCCAGTTCATCAAAATTTTCTGCCTGGCGCTTGGGGTGTCCGAAGATTGGGTTAAGACGGGCAAGGGGGGTATGTTCTCTCTTTCTCCTGCGGCCCGGGAGCTGGTTGATCTCGTAAAAGGTCTATCTGATGCCGAAGCACAAGCAATCCTTGATCGTAGCCGTAACGAGAAACCAAAAAAATCATCAGATCACGTTTAG
- a CDS encoding outer membrane protein assembly factor BamE → MLKPMNLVLLAALTIILAGCGPHMTTTDLAPGMTSQEVIQKLGKPTSASLVDNMRYLIFKVNDDAFGRSDNFYAVGFKDDHLVSIAPLPEDMQENSIFDAVKKRGIFVMH, encoded by the coding sequence ATGTTGAAGCCAATGAATTTGGTGCTGTTGGCTGCTTTGACCATCATCCTTGCCGGATGTGGCCCGCACATGACCACCACGGATCTTGCCCCTGGCATGACCAGCCAGGAAGTAATCCAGAAACTGGGAAAGCCCACCAGCGCCTCGCTGGTGGACAATATGAGATACCTGATATTCAAGGTGAATGACGACGCCTTTGGCCGTAGCGATAATTTTTACGCCGTGGGATTCAAGGATGATCACCTTGTCAGTATCGCCCCCCTACCAGAAGACATGCAGGAAAATAGCATTTTCGACGCAGTTAAAAAACGAGGCATTTTTGTAATGCATTAA
- a CDS encoding tyrosine-type recombinase/integrase, whose protein sequence is MNDKSVFKKLVCPNCRKWTPDATGKAVQECPKCRVRMQPSVKWHVRITRNGKTSVKAVSSRRQDAIDYLHAAKDAVRRGALLPGEEKPITWESAKKDFSDWIDRFNEKDDTYALSFKTREIYHLCLRHLDNHLNDDLQSITVKQVADMITELSRTLSTKYVCETVKLLKRMYSLQCGWHSARTNPELHAVAADLAKMEMPDYNNKRLRFLTVEETKVLLDNCTAPHLKLAIQIALATGWRHGMIMGLEWRQIDFINRTATFQPKDMKSGRVFVAPLMGGISVLLTEWRKLQAKKKISPFVFQSPTRKGQHMADMQTSWEKLMEACNKKLQKEGKPDFSDVCFHTLRHTFASHFLMNGGDLATLSELLDHASIQITKDRYGHLCVEHKKKEIDRFEGVFFQSSVDR, encoded by the coding sequence ATGAACGACAAATCAGTGTTTAAAAAACTGGTATGCCCCAATTGTAGAAAATGGACACCGGACGCGACAGGGAAAGCCGTACAGGAATGTCCTAAATGCCGCGTCAGGATGCAACCGTCCGTTAAGTGGCATGTCCGTATTACCCGAAACGGGAAAACGTCTGTAAAGGCCGTTTCCAGCCGCAGACAAGATGCAATAGATTATCTGCACGCAGCAAAGGATGCTGTCCGCCGCGGGGCTCTACTGCCGGGGGAAGAAAAACCCATTACCTGGGAGTCTGCCAAGAAAGATTTTTCAGACTGGATTGACCGTTTCAACGAGAAAGACGATACATACGCCCTATCATTCAAGACGCGGGAAATATACCACCTCTGTCTGCGCCATCTCGACAACCATTTAAACGACGACCTGCAATCCATTACCGTCAAGCAGGTTGCGGATATGATCACCGAACTTTCCCGCACTCTATCAACAAAATACGTGTGTGAGACTGTCAAGCTGCTGAAACGGATGTATTCGTTGCAGTGCGGTTGGCACTCTGCCCGGACAAATCCCGAACTCCATGCCGTGGCCGCCGACTTGGCTAAGATGGAAATGCCAGACTACAACAATAAGCGGCTGCGGTTCCTCACCGTAGAGGAAACCAAAGTACTGTTGGACAACTGCACTGCCCCGCACCTGAAACTGGCGATTCAGATTGCCCTCGCTACTGGCTGGCGCCATGGTATGATTATGGGGCTTGAATGGCGGCAGATCGATTTTATTAACCGCACTGCCACATTTCAGCCAAAAGATATGAAGTCGGGCCGGGTGTTCGTGGCCCCGTTGATGGGGGGAATCTCTGTGCTGTTGACCGAATGGCGCAAGCTCCAAGCGAAAAAGAAAATCAGCCCCTTCGTGTTTCAATCCCCCACGCGGAAGGGCCAGCACATGGCTGATATGCAAACCAGCTGGGAAAAGCTAATGGAGGCATGCAATAAAAAATTGCAGAAGGAGGGAAAGCCCGACTTTTCAGATGTGTGCTTTCATACCCTGCGGCATACCTTCGCCTCGCACTTCCTGATGAACGGCGGCGACCTTGCTACACTCTCGGAACTGCTTGATCACGCTTCAATCCAGATCACTAAGGACCGCTACGGACACCTTTGCGTTGAGCATAAAAAAAAGGAAATAGACCGATTCGAGGGGGTGTTTTTTCAGTCTTCGGTCGACAGATAA
- a CDS encoding tetratricopeptide repeat protein: MNRGRALPYRFVRLMVLAASLGVVLQGTAAAIQWRPLARTARHDVAVDMDSLKLTPLGRVTVWLRFTPLGEPQRKLAAGEYGEKQYRLHLEYYEIDCSEQTDVLELIDIIGPDGKRLARMKGGGPLAAIFPGSALDLAAKQVCPSFEDETVSDDEVETPDSNDTEEASTQQVPEEVRARIAEALQKTQKSPGNQAAWRELGNAYYDGDQPQQAIEAYDRALALVPDDADILNDQGAMYRQSGDFTRALANFERALKIAPYNLESLYNVGYVNAFDLNRMDKAREAWRRYLELDRTSETALQVQGFIERYGK, translated from the coding sequence GTGAACAGAGGACGAGCACTACCATACCGTTTCGTGCGCCTCATGGTGCTGGCGGCCTCCCTGGGCGTTGTTCTTCAGGGAACGGCGGCGGCGATCCAATGGCGCCCCCTGGCCCGTACGGCGCGCCATGACGTCGCCGTTGACATGGATTCCCTGAAACTGACCCCCCTGGGCAGGGTAACCGTCTGGCTGCGGTTCACCCCCTTGGGCGAACCGCAGCGCAAACTGGCTGCCGGCGAATATGGCGAAAAACAGTACCGCCTCCACCTGGAATATTACGAAATAGATTGCAGCGAACAGACGGATGTTCTGGAACTCATCGACATCATCGGACCGGACGGGAAACGATTGGCGAGAATGAAGGGGGGAGGCCCGCTGGCAGCCATCTTCCCCGGCTCGGCTCTCGACCTGGCCGCCAAACAGGTCTGCCCGTCATTTGAGGATGAAACCGTTTCGGACGATGAGGTGGAAACGCCGGACAGCAACGACACGGAGGAGGCCAGTACGCAACAGGTCCCTGAAGAGGTACGCGCACGTATTGCCGAGGCACTCCAGAAAACACAAAAGTCACCGGGCAATCAGGCAGCCTGGCGCGAACTGGGAAATGCCTATTACGACGGCGACCAACCCCAGCAGGCCATTGAGGCCTACGACCGGGCACTGGCGCTCGTCCCCGACGATGCGGACATACTCAACGACCAGGGGGCTATGTACCGCCAGTCAGGCGATTTCACGCGAGCCCTGGCAAATTTCGAGAGGGCGCTCAAGATCGCGCCCTATAACCTGGAAAGCCTGTATAATGTCGGATACGTCAATGCCTTCGACCTGAACCGCATGGACAAGGCGCGGGAGGCGTGGCGCCGTTACCTGGAGCTGGACCGGACCAGCGAGACCGCTCTCCAGGTTCAGGGGTTCATCGAACGTTACGGGAAATAA
- the rsmD gene encoding 16S rRNA (guanine(966)-N(2))-methyltransferase RsmD, producing the protein MRVIAGSVRGMKLAAPRGMQTRPTADRVREALFSIVSSRRDLQEAQVLDICAGTGSLGIEALSRGAAFCCFVEHDRHVQAVLEKNLEATGLAFRSQVLTFDCLKALRLLASQGRRFDVAFFDPPYASALYDTVPEAVGGLSLLADDGVLIVECAARKPLPERVGTLIKCDRRVYGDTALEFFMLEDA; encoded by the coding sequence ATGCGCGTAATTGCGGGTAGTGTGCGGGGAATGAAGCTTGCGGCGCCCCGAGGGATGCAAACCCGTCCTACAGCCGACCGGGTCCGTGAAGCACTTTTCAGCATCGTTTCGAGCCGTCGCGACCTTCAAGAGGCCCAAGTGCTGGATATCTGTGCAGGAACCGGGAGCCTGGGGATCGAAGCCCTCAGCCGGGGGGCGGCCTTTTGTTGTTTTGTGGAGCATGATAGGCACGTACAGGCGGTTTTGGAAAAAAATTTGGAGGCCACCGGCCTTGCCTTCCGGTCTCAGGTCCTTACCTTCGATTGTCTCAAAGCCTTGCGTCTCTTGGCGTCACAAGGGCGGCGCTTCGATGTGGCGTTCTTTGATCCCCCCTACGCCTCTGCCCTTTACGATACCGTGCCGGAGGCGGTAGGCGGCCTGTCCCTGCTGGCGGATGACGGGGTGCTGATCGTGGAATGCGCGGCGCGCAAGCCCCTGCCCGAACGGGTCGGGACGCTTATCAAGTGCGATCGCCGGGTTTACGGTGACACGGCACTGGAGTTCTTTATGTTGGAGGACGCATGA
- the coaD gene encoding pantetheine-phosphate adenylyltransferase: MKKIAVYPGSFDPITYGHVDIINRGLKIFDQVVVAVAANSQKNPLFSIDERVALIRDVFREEPRVVVDTFSGLLIDYVSSRRAHVIIRGLRAISDFEYEFQIAQMNSTIGQGVETLFMMTSLQYGYLSSSIVKEVCLLNGNIDRFVPPEVKAALRAKFGLE, from the coding sequence ATGAAAAAGATCGCTGTCTATCCCGGTTCCTTCGATCCCATCACCTACGGCCACGTGGATATCATAAACCGCGGCTTGAAGATCTTCGATCAGGTGGTGGTGGCGGTGGCCGCCAACTCCCAGAAGAACCCCCTGTTTTCCATCGACGAACGGGTCGCCCTGATCCGCGATGTGTTCAGGGAGGAACCGCGGGTGGTTGTTGACACCTTCAGCGGCCTTCTGATAGATTATGTGTCCTCACGACGGGCACATGTCATCATCCGGGGGCTGCGCGCCATCTCGGACTTTGAGTACGAGTTTCAGATCGCCCAGATGAACAGCACGATCGGCCAAGGCGTCGAGACGCTGTTCATGATGACATCGCTGCAATACGGTTATCTCTCCTCCTCCATCGTCAAGGAGGTCTGTCTGCTGAACGGGAACATCGACCGGTTTGTGCCGCCGGAAGTAAAGGCCGCCCTCAGGGCAAAATTCGGACTCGAGTGA
- a CDS encoding DUF1858 domain-containing protein — protein MITRDMIIADIIRQHPETVSVFQRYHLDCYECQIADLETVEHGAGVHKVAIAELIEALNKSLE, from the coding sequence ATGATCACACGGGACATGATTATCGCCGATATTATCAGACAGCACCCCGAAACAGTGTCGGTATTCCAGCGCTATCATCTTGACTGTTACGAATGCCAGATCGCCGATCTGGAAACCGTTGAGCATGGGGCCGGCGTTCACAAGGTTGCCATCGCCGAACTTATCGAAGCATTGAACAAATCTCTGGAATGA
- a CDS encoding PilZ-like domain-containing protein gives MNDFDNYANYFPAGMKVNVGIPLANAGVFRDWAIILEIDEDFVSLQLSRDQLPLGASLHVGQILDLRGGKDDSGYSCRAIIVAEGPAREILLRLIGEIVSDELREFYRIDAFLPIKYYLSSEQNVDILKQEWVERREQRQAVDAELRNKRWDSNLLLGRSELPPERRLEQAEVDEDEGEEHDGEHDEEYEGEAERDGLEKEREEPEGGEEAPADSWDTIIPLAANISGGGVRIITHQQFESGVYVLLEILVPMPRRIVDIVARVITANRNFAAGNDREYFNTGLQFVFIDERDRDAIISHISNVQLKRIRQLREQFIFRDGRPVGGEEQDEASRFNWGRFGRRLVYALVFLLITMLIADYFRHYAKGHPKNEIEEIFEGGIRKYLERFK, from the coding sequence ATGAATGATTTTGATAATTACGCCAATTATTTCCCCGCCGGCATGAAGGTCAACGTCGGCATTCCCCTGGCGAATGCCGGCGTGTTCCGCGATTGGGCCATAATTCTCGAGATCGACGAGGATTTCGTCTCCCTCCAGCTTTCCCGCGATCAACTCCCCCTCGGCGCTTCCCTCCACGTCGGGCAGATCCTCGATCTGCGCGGCGGCAAGGATGACAGCGGCTACAGTTGCCGGGCCATCATCGTTGCCGAAGGTCCTGCCCGGGAGATACTTCTCCGCCTGATCGGCGAGATCGTCTCCGACGAACTGCGGGAATTCTACCGCATCGATGCTTTTTTGCCGATCAAGTACTACCTTTCCTCTGAACAGAACGTGGACATTCTCAAGCAGGAGTGGGTGGAGCGCCGCGAGCAGCGTCAGGCCGTCGATGCCGAACTCAGGAACAAACGTTGGGACAGCAACCTGCTGCTGGGGCGTTCGGAACTTCCTCCGGAGCGGCGGCTCGAACAAGCAGAAGTCGATGAGGACGAGGGAGAAGAGCACGACGGGGAACATGACGAAGAATATGAGGGGGAAGCGGAGCGCGACGGGCTGGAAAAGGAGCGCGAAGAGCCCGAGGGTGGGGAAGAAGCCCCGGCCGACTCATGGGATACCATTATACCGCTGGCCGCCAACATCAGCGGCGGCGGCGTGCGTATCATCACCCACCAGCAGTTTGAAAGCGGCGTCTATGTGCTGCTGGAAATCCTTGTCCCCATGCCGCGCCGCATCGTGGACATCGTGGCGCGGGTCATCACCGCCAACCGCAATTTCGCCGCCGGCAATGACCGTGAATACTTCAATACCGGCCTGCAATTCGTCTTTATCGACGAGCGGGATCGGGACGCCATCATCAGCCACATTTCAAACGTCCAGCTCAAGCGGATACGCCAATTGCGCGAACAGTTCATCTTCCGTGACGGCCGTCCGGTAGGGGGGGAAGAACAGGATGAGGCGTCCCGGTTCAACTGGGGCCGCTTCGGCAGGCGACTTGTCTATGCCCTCGTCTTTCTGCTGATCACCATGCTCATCGCCGATTATTTCAGGCATTATGCCAAGGGGCACCCCAAAAACGAGATCGAAGAGATCTTCGAGGGGGGGATCAGGAAGTACCTGGAGAGGTTCAAATAA
- the recB gene encoding exodeoxyribonuclease V subunit beta, producing the protein MKTLDLHEIGTSGLTLIEASAGTGKTWTITALYILLLLEERMRPEEILVVTYTKAATAELRDRIRKRIAATLDLYVTGREPADELERMLLASHKVDRDAAQRLLTRALYSFDDAAIFTIHGFCQRALLENAFESGSLFDSELTADQSALVTQVCDDFWRTRIMADEGPFLERLVRAGYTPDKLAEPFEGQYQNRDLNVIPAAEDVDLARLMEQRDILLPPVAAMWAAERAAIVQILNRANLSQTSYKPDQIEAAAAKLDICLGRGALDKGGDGLALFTPARIEKGMKKGSTRPEHPFFGLCGRLHDAAVRVDDGFTAKLIHRRIELKGWLRDELARRKQTLNLRCYDDLLLDLHLALEGPGGTRLAAGLRERYKAALIDEFQDTDPLQWRIFARLAGLPPITGLGAHGGVSAGSPPGTAPYPLFLIGDPKQAIYSFRGADIHAYLAAARATDGDRRWTLATNRRSTPPLVAAVNALFDADNPFLNPDIQFGAVQAGRDRRQQLLCNGRPVESPLQFWVYQRADRSKAAGKGAARGATVTATAAEIARLLDGSYEVIAKDGIQRPLKPGDIAILVKAHYQADQMQSALTARGIPAVQHGNATIFETREALDLLRILRAAADPARSALVREALLTSVIGLSANEVVALRHDEGAWEVWLLRFRALHEAARAGGVIALVSRLLGECGVRRQALASAEGPRRMTNILHCCELLHQAEREQGRGLEGSIAWLERRITGELQDDTFLLRLETDANAVTLSTIHASKGLEYPVVFLPFAWAPPSATSRQVLFHDASGGLTLDLGSDQRDTDHKRLAREEQDAEAARLLYVALTRAEFLCYVTWGAIKGAYESPLRRLLHGENFKDAKSFGAADDQEILDAVAGLAGKAVHTDGPSPIAARFMPAEIAAPPYTPEQDASGTFACREVQRTISTEWRVSSFSAITSGSERHLQPHDYDAVATPGASPATGDSPVAGFGTDLSIFGFPRGAAAGTCLHELFEQLDFSAVEGASLERLCQAVLLRNGYDRRWLPAVQRMVMDIISAPLLPADPGFSLSHLKPGSWQVEMEFFLPLNRLSGSRLTELFAGLLSSDRHGEFPEVLAALHVQETRGMLQGFMDMVFEHNGRYYIIDWKSNHLGNRHEDYRTDRLPEPMARHAYILQYHLYTLALDRVLRLRLPGYDYATHFGGAIYVFLRGIATGSVEYGIYYDQPSPLFISRANELLLANGEAGLR; encoded by the coding sequence ATGAAAACCCTCGACCTCCACGAAATAGGCACCTCCGGCCTGACCTTGATCGAGGCCAGCGCCGGCACCGGCAAGACCTGGACCATCACCGCGCTTTACATCCTGCTGCTCCTGGAAGAGCGCATGCGGCCGGAGGAAATCCTGGTGGTGACCTACACCAAGGCCGCCACCGCCGAACTGCGCGACCGCATCAGGAAGCGGATCGCCGCCACCCTGGACCTGTACGTTACGGGCCGGGAACCGGCCGACGAGTTGGAACGGATGCTGCTGGCCAGCCACAAGGTCGACCGGGACGCGGCACAACGCCTCCTTACCCGCGCCCTGTACTCCTTTGACGACGCCGCCATCTTCACCATCCACGGTTTCTGCCAGCGGGCGCTGCTGGAGAACGCCTTCGAGAGCGGTTCGCTGTTCGACAGCGAACTGACCGCCGACCAGTCCGCCCTGGTAACCCAGGTGTGCGACGACTTCTGGCGGACCCGGATCATGGCCGACGAAGGGCCATTCCTGGAACGCCTGGTCAGGGCGGGATACACGCCGGACAAGCTGGCCGAACCCTTTGAGGGGCAGTACCAGAACCGGGACCTGAACGTCATCCCCGCAGCGGAGGATGTGGACCTGGCCCGGCTCATGGAGCAACGGGACATCCTGCTGCCGCCGGTAGCGGCCATGTGGGCGGCGGAACGCGCGGCCATCGTCCAGATCCTCAACCGGGCCAACCTGAGCCAGACCAGCTACAAACCGGACCAGATCGAGGCAGCCGCGGCAAAACTCGACATCTGCCTGGGACGCGGGGCTCTGGACAAGGGGGGCGACGGCCTGGCGCTGTTTACCCCGGCCCGCATCGAAAAAGGCATGAAGAAGGGGTCCACCCGGCCGGAGCACCCGTTTTTCGGGCTCTGCGGCAGGCTGCACGATGCCGCTGTCCGGGTCGACGACGGGTTCACCGCGAAACTGATCCATCGCCGGATCGAACTCAAAGGGTGGTTGCGGGACGAACTGGCCCGGCGCAAACAGACCCTCAACCTGCGCTGTTACGACGACCTGCTGCTGGATCTGCACCTGGCCCTGGAGGGGCCGGGCGGGACGCGGCTGGCGGCCGGACTCCGCGAGCGCTACAAGGCGGCCCTGATCGATGAATTCCAGGATACCGACCCGTTGCAATGGCGGATATTCGCCCGTCTGGCCGGGCTGCCGCCAATAACGGGGCTGGGAGCTCACGGCGGGGTGAGCGCCGGGAGCCCCCCCGGGACGGCGCCATACCCGCTCTTCCTGATTGGCGACCCCAAGCAGGCCATTTACAGTTTCCGGGGTGCCGACATCCATGCCTACCTCGCCGCGGCCCGGGCCACGGACGGAGACCGGCGCTGGACCCTGGCCACCAACCGCCGCTCCACCCCGCCCCTGGTGGCCGCCGTCAATGCCCTGTTCGACGCGGACAACCCGTTCCTCAATCCCGATATCCAGTTCGGTGCGGTGCAGGCGGGCCGGGACCGGCGGCAGCAACTCCTGTGCAACGGCAGGCCGGTGGAGAGCCCGCTGCAGTTTTGGGTGTACCAGCGTGCAGACCGGTCAAAAGCGGCAGGCAAAGGCGCGGCCCGTGGGGCAACGGTCACGGCGACCGCAGCGGAGATCGCCCGTCTGCTGGACGGCAGCTACGAGGTCATAGCAAAGGACGGCATCCAACGGCCGCTCAAACCGGGGGATATCGCCATCCTGGTCAAGGCCCACTACCAGGCCGACCAGATGCAGAGCGCCTTGACCGCTCGCGGCATACCCGCGGTCCAGCACGGCAATGCCACCATCTTCGAGACCCGCGAAGCGCTCGACCTGTTGCGCATCCTGCGGGCGGCGGCCGATCCGGCCCGCAGCGCCCTGGTGCGCGAGGCTTTGCTGACCTCCGTCATCGGGCTGTCGGCGAACGAGGTCGTTGCCCTGCGACATGACGAAGGCGCCTGGGAGGTATGGCTGCTGCGTTTCCGGGCGTTGCACGAGGCGGCCCGGGCAGGCGGCGTGATCGCCCTGGTTTCGCGCCTGCTGGGTGAGTGCGGCGTCCGGCGGCAGGCGCTCGCCTCTGCCGAAGGCCCCCGGCGCATGACCAATATCCTGCACTGCTGCGAACTGCTGCACCAGGCGGAGCGGGAGCAGGGCCGCGGCCTGGAGGGCTCCATCGCCTGGCTGGAACGGCGCATCACGGGAGAGTTGCAGGACGACACCTTTCTGTTGCGCCTGGAGACGGACGCCAACGCGGTCACTCTCTCAACCATCCATGCCAGCAAGGGGCTGGAATACCCGGTGGTGTTCCTCCCCTTTGCCTGGGCCCCCCCTTCCGCCACAAGCAGGCAGGTACTCTTTCACGATGCCAGCGGCGGGTTGACGCTCGATCTGGGATCGGACCAGCGGGATACGGACCACAAACGCTTGGCCAGGGAGGAACAGGATGCCGAGGCGGCGCGCCTCCTGTATGTGGCCCTCACCCGGGCCGAGTTTCTCTGCTATGTCACCTGGGGCGCCATCAAGGGCGCTTACGAATCGCCGTTGCGCAGGCTGCTGCACGGTGAGAACTTCAAGGACGCCAAATCGTTCGGCGCCGCCGACGATCAGGAGATTCTGGATGCGGTCGCCGGGCTGGCCGGCAAGGCGGTCCATACCGATGGTCCCAGCCCCATTGCCGCCCGGTTTATGCCGGCGGAGATAGCCGCCCCCCCCTATACCCCAGAACAGGATGCCTCCGGCACCTTTGCCTGCCGCGAGGTGCAGCGGACAATCTCCACGGAGTGGCGCGTCTCCAGCTTCAGTGCCATTACCAGTGGTTCCGAACGCCACCTCCAGCCGCACGATTACGATGCCGTCGCCACGCCCGGCGCTTCCCCGGCCACCGGCGACAGCCCCGTGGCCGGGTTCGGAACGGATCTGTCGATCTTCGGCTTTCCCCGCGGCGCGGCCGCCGGCACCTGCCTCCATGAACTGTTCGAGCAACTCGATTTCAGCGCCGTGGAGGGTGCGTCCCTGGAGCGGCTCTGCCAGGCCGTTCTGCTGCGCAACGGCTATGACCGGCGCTGGCTGCCGGCCGTGCAGCGCATGGTCATGGACATCATCTCCGCCCCGCTCCTCCCCGCCGATCCCGGCTTCTCCCTCTCGCACCTCAAGCCGGGCTCGTGGCAGGTCGAGATGGAGTTTTTCCTCCCCCTGAACCGATTGAGCGGCAGCCGTTTGACCGAACTGTTCGCCGGGCTGCTGAGTTCCGACCGGCATGGCGAGTTCCCGGAGGTCCTGGCCGCACTCCACGTCCAGGAGACCCGCGGCATGCTGCAGGGCTTCATGGACATGGTCTTCGAGCACAACGGCCGCTACTACATCATCGACTGGAAATCCAACCATCTGGGGAACCGGCACGAGGACTATCGCACCGACAGGCTCCCGGAACCCATGGCCCGGCACGCCTATATCCTCCAATACCACCTCTACACCCTGGCGCTCGACCGGGTGCTACGCCTGCGCCTGCCGGGCTATGATTACGCCACCCATTTCGGCGGCGCCATTTACGTTTTCCTGCGGGGGATTGCGACCGGTTCGGTCGAGTACGGCATCTACTACGACCAGCCATCGCCCCTGTTCATCAGCAGGGCAAACGAGCTCTTGCTGGCGAACGGCGAGGCGGGCTTGCGGTAG